One Trichosurus vulpecula isolate mTriVul1 chromosome 7, mTriVul1.pri, whole genome shotgun sequence genomic region harbors:
- the KCTD7 gene encoding BTB/POZ domain-containing protein KCTD7: MVVVTGREPASRRPDDAMSSSDAEDDFQEPATPTATQAGHALPLLPQEFPEVVPLNIGGMYFTTRLSTLRRYEDTMLAAMFSGRHYIPTDAEGRYFIDRDGTHFGDVLNFLRSGDLPPRDRVRAVYKEAQYYAIGPLLEQLEDVQPLKGEKVRQAFLGLMPYYKDHLERIVEIAQLRAVQRKARFAKLKVCVFKEEMPITPYECPLFNSLRFERSESDSPFFEHHCEVDVSFGPWEAVADVYDLLHCLVTDLSAQGLTVDHQCIGVCDKHLVNHYYCKRPIYEFKITWW; encoded by the exons ATGGTGGTAGTCACAGGGCGGGAGCCAGCCAGCCGTCGCCCGGATGATGCCATGTCCAGCTCGGACGCTGAAGACGACTTTCAGGAGCCTGCCACCCCCACAgccacccaggctgggcatgccCTGCCCCTGCTGCCCCAGGAG TTCCCTGAGGTTGTCCCACTCAACATTGGAGGAATGTACTTCACCACACGTCTGTCGACCTTGCGGCGTTATGAGGACACCATGCTGGCAGCCATGTTCAGCGGGCGCCACTACATTCCCACTGATGCTGAGGGACGGTATTTCATCGACCGCGATGGGACTCACTTTGG AGATGTGCTTAACTTCCTTCGCTCCGGTGACCTGCCCCCAAGGGACCGCGTGCGGGCCGTGTACAAGGAGGCCCAATATTATGCCATTGGACCCCTGCTGGAGCAGCTAGAAGATGTGCAGCCCCTGAAAGGGGAGAAGGTGCGCCAGGCGTTCCTGGGGCTCATGCCCTATTACAAAG ACCACTTGGAGCGGATTGTGGAGATTGCGCAGCTGCGGGCCGTCCAGCGCAAGGCCCGTTTTGCCAAGCTGAAGGTCTGCGTCTTCAAGGAGGAGATGCCCATCACGCCCTACGAGTGTCCCCTCTTCAACTCCTTACGCTTTGAGCGCAGCGAGAGCGACAGCCCCTTCTTCGAACACCACTGTGAAGTGGACGTGTCCTTCGGGCCGTGGGAGGCTGTGGCCGATGTCTACGACCTGCTGCACTGCCTGGTCACAGATCTCTCTGCCCAGGGCCTCACAGTGGATCACCAGTGTATTGGGGTCTGCGACAAGCACCTGGTCAACCACTATTACTGCAAGAGGCCCATCTATGAGTTCAAGATCACGTGGTGGTGA